In Microcaecilia unicolor chromosome 1, aMicUni1.1, whole genome shotgun sequence, the following are encoded in one genomic region:
- the LOC115459953 gene encoding E3 ubiquitin/ISG15 ligase TRIM25-like translates to MAAAALEEELNCSICLSTYQDPVLLSCGHNFCQDCIEKAWDNQNSKTYTCPECRMKFSKRPRLKKNRKLCNIVSRFLSTQVKKADTVVLCSYCLDSHSMATKTCVQCETSFCENHLRKHNEAVEHDLTEPTTSLENRKCLAHQEILKYYCAKDDCCICVSCYVAGNHKNHQVDLLPEACEKKKMSLQDVPRKLNSQTKENEQNLREVGEDKEAVNERAAAIIANVRGLFSDIKKQLEAKEKQILDKIAGEKARVIDSLSKEIKELDVKKATVAGKQLKIKELCVLTDPLTFLKTWERSEVKDYKDFEDSGTNDDDDNMEDEEYDDYDGEYEEGSEDFEEDLPEDIITTLDEELISDIIHTGLDEFVDMLPMLKEQRGI, encoded by the coding sequence ATGGCAGCTGCTGCTCTAGAGGAGGAACTGAACTGCTCAATCTGTCTAAGTACTTACCAGGATCCTGTGCTTCTGAGCTGTGGACACAACTTCTGTCAAGACTGCATTGAGAAAGCATGGGATAATCAGAATTCAAAGACTTATACCTGTCCTGAATGCCGAATGAAATTTAGCAAGAGACCAAGATTAAAGAAAAACCGGAAGCTGTGTAATATAGTGTCCCGATTCCTCTCAACGCAGGTAAAGAAGGCAGACACTGTTGTTTTGTGTTCCTACTGTCTTGACTCACATTCGATGGCCACTAAAACATGTGTGCAGTGCGAGACCTCCTTCTGTGAAAATCACCTTCGGAAACACAATGAGGCAGTGGAACATGACTTAACTGAGCCTACCACTTCCCTGGAGAACAGGAAGTGCTTAGCTCACCAGGAGATTCTGAAATATTACTGTGCCAAAGATGACTGCTGCATCTGTGTTTCCTGCTATGTGGCTGGAAATCACAAGAATCACCAAGTTGACCTACTGCCTGAAGcctgtgaaaagaaaaaaatgagtttGCAAGATGTTCCGCGGAAACTGAATTCCCAGACTAAAGAAAATGAACAGAACCTTAGAGAAGTGGGAGAAGATAAAGAAGCTGTTAATGAGAGAGCTGCGGCAATTATAGCCAATGTTAGAGGGCTGTTCTCAGATATAAAAAAGCAGCTAGaagctaaagaaaaacaaatccTAGATAAGATTGCAGGGGAGAAAGCCCGTGTTATAGACAGTCTCTCTAAAGAAATCAAAGAACTGGATGTGAAAAAGGCCACTGTTGCTGGGAAGCAACTGAAAATTAAGGAGCTTTGTGTTCTCACAGACCCTCTTACTTTCCTGAAAACATGGGAACGCTCGGAAGTAAAAGACTATAAGGACTTTGAGGATAGCGGCACCAATGATGATGATGACAACATGGAGGATGAGGAATATGATGACTATGATGGGGAATATGAGGAGGGCTCTGAAGATTTTGAGGAGGATCTTCCTGAAGATATAATAACTACCCTGGATGAAGAACTGATATCTGATATAATACACACTGGGCTGGATGAGTTTGTTGACATGCTGCCTATGCTGAAAGAGCAGAGGGGTATTTAA